One segment of Candidatus Nitrospira nitrosa DNA contains the following:
- a CDS encoding FIST signal transduction protein: MQFAVALSRQVETDAAALEVAAGIRAQLAGTPIDLACVFFSAHHAEGLDRLVPVLTGTLRPKLLLGCSGEGVIAGAEELETMPAITVWAAVLPDVDLHPVHSSFSPTQDQFHLTGWPDPGIDDGTFLLVADPFTTPIQDILGILDDRYPGAMAIGGLAGGGQEVGMNRLVLNDQVFDGGLVGVRLSGAIDIRPVISQGCRMIGERFVVTKAERNLIHELGGEPALDRLQAAFDSLPEDAKQKANRALHLGIVIDEQRNRFERGDFLIRNLLGADRATGAVAIGEMVQEGQTVQFQLRDAASASDEFNLLLEADHARHRHPPLGALMFSCCGRGQGLFGTPNHDAGTALARLGSIPLAGFFAQGEIGPVGGRNFLHGYTASLALFAERD; the protein is encoded by the coding sequence ATGCAGTTTGCCGTCGCGCTTTCAAGACAGGTCGAGACAGACGCGGCCGCATTAGAGGTCGCCGCAGGGATTCGTGCGCAGCTGGCCGGAACTCCCATTGATCTTGCGTGTGTCTTCTTCTCCGCTCACCATGCAGAGGGACTCGATCGGCTCGTACCGGTGCTGACCGGAACGCTTCGTCCCAAACTGCTCCTCGGCTGCAGTGGCGAAGGTGTGATTGCTGGTGCAGAGGAACTGGAGACCATGCCGGCGATCACCGTCTGGGCGGCGGTGCTTCCTGATGTTGACCTTCATCCGGTACACTCCTCCTTTTCTCCGACGCAAGATCAATTCCACCTCACGGGATGGCCTGATCCGGGCATCGACGATGGGACTTTTCTCCTCGTTGCCGATCCTTTCACCACACCCATCCAAGATATCTTGGGCATCTTGGACGATCGATACCCTGGCGCCATGGCGATTGGTGGCCTTGCCGGTGGCGGACAAGAGGTGGGGATGAATCGGCTCGTGCTCAACGATCAGGTCTTTGACGGGGGGCTCGTGGGCGTGCGTCTCTCCGGAGCCATCGATATTCGTCCGGTGATCTCGCAGGGCTGTCGTATGATCGGTGAACGGTTTGTGGTGACCAAGGCCGAACGAAATCTGATTCATGAACTCGGAGGCGAGCCGGCGTTAGATCGACTGCAAGCGGCCTTTGACTCGTTACCGGAAGATGCCAAGCAGAAGGCCAATCGCGCGCTTCATCTCGGCATCGTCATCGACGAACAACGAAACCGGTTCGAGCGCGGAGACTTTCTCATCCGCAATCTACTCGGTGCCGACCGGGCCACAGGTGCCGTGGCGATCGGCGAAATGGTGCAAGAGGGCCAAACGGTGCAGTTCCAACTGCGTGATGCCGCGTCGGCCAGCGACGAGTTCAACTTGCTGCTCGAGGCCGATCACGCGCGTCATCGCCATCCTCCGCTCGGCGCCCTCATGTTCAGTTGCTGCGGACGCGGTCAAGGACTCTTCGGAACACCCAACCATGACGCAGGGACAGCATTGGCACGGTTAGGATCGATTCCGCTCGCCGGGTTCTTTGCGCAGGGAGAAATCGGGCCGGTCGGTGGCCGAAACTTTCTCCACGGGTACACTGCGAGTCTGGCACTATTCGCAGAACGAGATTGA
- a CDS encoding FKBP-type peptidyl-prolyl cis-trans isomerase, whose protein sequence is MAENNQEVTTPSGLKYVDQVVGTGEVAVAGKTANVHYTGWLENGKKFDSSVDRGQPFSFPLGAGRVIKGWDEGVQGMKVGGKRKLTIPSDLGYGSRGAGGVIPPNATLVFDVELLGIR, encoded by the coding sequence ATGGCCGAGAATAATCAGGAAGTCACAACGCCTTCGGGGCTGAAATATGTCGATCAAGTGGTTGGCACGGGAGAGGTGGCCGTTGCGGGTAAAACAGCGAACGTACACTACACCGGCTGGCTTGAAAACGGGAAAAAGTTTGATAGCTCCGTCGATCGCGGGCAGCCCTTCTCATTTCCGCTTGGTGCCGGGCGCGTCATCAAGGGTTGGGATGAAGGGGTTCAGGGGATGAAAGTAGGAGGCAAGCGCAAGCTCACCATCCCATCCGATTTAGGCTACGGCTCACGTGGTGCCGGTGGAGTGATTCCACCCAATGCCACATTAGTGTTTGATGTTGAGCTCCTTGGAATCCGTTGA
- the gcvT gene encoding glycine cleavage system aminomethyltransferase GcvT has translation MKQTPLVAQHRAAGAKLVDFAGWEMPIQYSGVVDEYHTVRGQAGLFDVSHMGRISVSGPGSVGFLQYVTTNDVSKVSVRSSQYSMVCKPNGGIQDDIFIYHVKPYEFLVCVNASNREKIVAWLLEKVAHVQGCKVRDRSTELAQIAVQGPISRDILIGAGVGEVVDLKVRQCTEVTAFGGTAVVSRTGYTGELGYELYLSADLAESAWAQLMKVGQPRGLKPAGLGARDLLRLDMGYLLYGNDISEEISPLEAGADWVVNFDKGEFVGRAALLSQRTQGLARRLVGFELLEKAVPRHGFIILSTGAQPQPIGKVTSGNLSPFLQKGIGLGYVSPPYAEPGTRMLIDIRGKAVPVQVVKPPFYKRTKSV, from the coding sequence ATGAAACAGACCCCTCTTGTTGCACAACATCGAGCCGCCGGGGCTAAACTTGTCGACTTCGCGGGATGGGAGATGCCCATTCAGTATAGCGGCGTGGTGGATGAGTATCATACCGTCCGCGGTCAGGCCGGTCTTTTTGACGTGAGTCACATGGGCCGGATCAGCGTATCCGGTCCGGGCTCCGTCGGGTTTCTCCAGTATGTCACCACCAACGATGTCTCCAAGGTTTCAGTCCGTTCCTCGCAGTATTCGATGGTCTGCAAGCCCAATGGCGGCATCCAGGACGACATCTTTATCTATCATGTCAAGCCGTACGAGTTTCTGGTCTGTGTCAACGCCTCGAATCGTGAGAAGATCGTGGCCTGGCTCTTGGAAAAAGTCGCCCATGTACAGGGGTGCAAAGTCAGGGATCGTTCAACAGAGTTGGCACAGATTGCCGTACAAGGCCCCATCTCGCGAGACATCTTGATCGGCGCTGGCGTTGGCGAGGTTGTGGACCTCAAGGTTCGACAGTGCACGGAGGTGACCGCATTTGGCGGCACAGCCGTTGTATCACGGACCGGGTACACGGGGGAATTGGGGTATGAACTGTACCTTTCTGCTGACCTTGCTGAATCGGCATGGGCGCAGCTGATGAAAGTCGGTCAACCACGAGGCCTCAAGCCGGCAGGGTTAGGCGCGCGTGATTTGCTCAGACTGGATATGGGCTATCTCTTGTACGGAAACGACATCAGCGAAGAGATCAGTCCGCTCGAAGCAGGTGCGGACTGGGTCGTCAATTTTGATAAGGGTGAGTTCGTCGGTCGCGCCGCGCTGTTGTCTCAACGGACGCAGGGACTGGCGCGCCGATTGGTGGGGTTTGAATTGCTTGAAAAGGCTGTCCCACGCCATGGCTTTATCATTCTTTCCACCGGTGCACAGCCTCAGCCTATCGGCAAAGTGACGAGTGGCAATCTTTCACCATTCCTACAAAAAGGGATTGGTTTGGGCTATGTGTCGCCTCCCTACGCTGAACCGGGGACAAGGATGCTGATCGACATCCGAGGGAAAGCGGTTCCTGTCCAGGTGGTCAAGCCACCGTTCTATAAGAGGACGAAGAGCGTATAG
- a CDS encoding NUDIX domain-containing protein: MTRNIYTGKVITLNVDTVQLPNGVTVDLETIRHPGAAAVVPVKADGTVVLVRQFRHAAGGFIYEIPAGKLAPGEEPLQCAARELEEEVGYRASTFELLSSIFTAPGFADEVIHVYRATGLTKGRQQLDRDEVLDVIEMPLSEAITKIADGTIRDAKTIVGLQAVYIKAQRR; this comes from the coding sequence ATGACACGGAATATTTACACAGGAAAAGTCATCACGCTCAATGTGGACACCGTGCAGTTGCCGAACGGCGTCACGGTTGATCTTGAAACGATTCGCCATCCTGGGGCTGCTGCAGTGGTACCCGTCAAAGCCGATGGTACGGTCGTGTTGGTCCGGCAGTTCCGTCATGCCGCCGGCGGATTCATTTACGAAATTCCCGCCGGGAAGCTCGCTCCAGGCGAAGAGCCATTACAGTGTGCCGCACGAGAACTTGAAGAGGAAGTCGGCTATCGAGCCTCCACCTTTGAGCTGCTCTCCAGTATCTTCACGGCTCCGGGATTCGCCGATGAAGTGATTCATGTCTATCGCGCAACCGGCCTCACGAAGGGACGACAGCAACTGGATCGCGATGAAGTGTTGGATGTGATCGAGATGCCGCTTTCAGAAGCGATCACGAAAATTGCGGATGGGACCATTCGTGATGCTAAAACTATCGTGGGGTTACAGGCTGTTTATATCAAGGCGCAGCGCCGATGA
- a CDS encoding enoyl-ACP reductase FabI produces the protein MLLTGKKGLIIGVANKHSIAWAIAQSTAGQGAQLFFNYQNERLKQNVEELTATLPGAKAFPCDVSNDNEITALMQQVQKEFGQIDFLVHSLAFAPREELTGQFINTSRQGFAMALDISAYSLIAVARAALPLMTAGGSIVTLTYLGSERVVPHYNVMGVAKAALESAVRYLAYDLGPLNIRVNAISAGPIKTLAARGVSGITKMVDHHKEVSPLRRPTEQGDVGDTALFLVSSLGRGISGEVIYVDGGFNILGMVAPSE, from the coding sequence ATGTTGCTCACAGGAAAAAAAGGACTCATCATCGGTGTGGCCAATAAACACAGCATCGCCTGGGCCATTGCCCAATCTACTGCCGGACAAGGCGCCCAACTATTCTTTAACTATCAAAATGAACGCTTGAAACAGAATGTCGAAGAGCTGACGGCTACGTTGCCGGGCGCCAAGGCCTTTCCCTGTGATGTGAGTAATGACAATGAGATTACGGCTCTGATGCAGCAGGTGCAAAAAGAGTTCGGCCAAATCGATTTTCTTGTCCACTCGCTTGCCTTCGCGCCACGCGAAGAGCTGACCGGGCAATTTATCAACACCAGTCGGCAGGGGTTCGCGATGGCGCTCGACATCAGTGCGTATTCTCTGATTGCCGTTGCACGAGCCGCCTTGCCGTTGATGACCGCCGGGGGATCCATTGTGACATTGACCTATCTCGGCAGTGAGCGCGTCGTGCCCCACTACAATGTCATGGGTGTCGCCAAAGCCGCTCTCGAATCAGCCGTTCGCTATCTGGCCTACGATCTTGGGCCCCTGAATATTCGGGTTAATGCGATCTCTGCCGGCCCGATCAAGACATTGGCAGCTCGGGGCGTCTCGGGTATTACAAAGATGGTCGACCATCACAAGGAAGTGTCTCCCCTCCGGCGGCCAACCGAACAGGGTGATGTTGGGGATACAGCGTTGTTCTTGGTGAGCTCACTAGGCCGGGGAATCAGCGGTGAAGTGATTTATGTGGACGGAGGATTCAATATTCTTGGGATGGTCGCTCCGAGTGAGTAG
- a CDS encoding tetratricopeptide repeat protein, which yields MKILSKGLIVLIASGAWLLPLTAMSQPPEGTLSKQALEQCNQGRLANDRDTRLAHFQQGQRLGEQAVAADEGNADAHFALFCNLGELLRLDGESLTSVFGLRRMMRELDRTLEIVPTHLEALSAKGTLLVKLPSLLGGDMKKGERLLQQVIDQAPKSVNARLALARVRCERGQHDEAATLATVALVIAQKQNQMDFIPEAQAVLQQAKTSAAKGKDQRS from the coding sequence ATGAAGATTTTGTCGAAGGGGCTTATCGTCCTTATCGCGAGTGGAGCATGGCTGCTCCCCCTGACAGCTATGAGTCAACCCCCAGAGGGAACACTGTCAAAACAGGCGCTAGAGCAATGCAATCAAGGGAGACTGGCGAACGATCGAGACACACGCCTGGCCCATTTTCAGCAGGGTCAGCGGTTAGGGGAACAGGCGGTAGCGGCAGATGAAGGAAACGCTGATGCTCACTTTGCATTGTTCTGCAATCTAGGAGAATTGCTCCGTCTCGACGGTGAATCGCTCACGTCGGTCTTCGGGCTCCGCCGGATGATGAGGGAGTTGGATCGAACACTTGAGATCGTTCCCACCCATCTTGAAGCCCTTTCGGCTAAAGGGACGTTATTGGTTAAACTCCCCAGCCTATTGGGTGGAGATATGAAAAAAGGCGAGCGACTCTTGCAACAGGTCATTGATCAGGCTCCCAAGTCGGTCAACGCACGCCTCGCCCTTGCGAGAGTACGCTGTGAACGGGGACAGCATGACGAAGCCGCTACATTGGCCACCGTCGCCCTCGTCATTGCTCAGAAACAGAACCAGATGGACTTCATTCCGGAGGCGCAAGCGGTCCTCCAGCAGGCCAAGACCAGCGCGGCGAAGGGCAAGGATCAGCGGTCATAG
- a CDS encoding DUF4118 domain-containing protein, producing the protein MTLHPAVGRDKKDQGESIGTRQCADQDKARVETTAQRLEQAPGPMGHKKAASPLLLVKQYGIAFGSIVTAILLRFIAEPYIGDSLPFVTFLLAVVVTTWWGGVGPSLMALILGGLLWNWFFVNPRYAFGMGNHVDQAGMAIYLTTGAAVIWYVQIWRWAWKQSEGTGKSYIVKAHGDVPQALQFRHRYPNGQIGVDGMNESATTTSYPLLPHTSKLPR; encoded by the coding sequence ATGACTCTCCATCCTGCCGTTGGAAGAGACAAGAAAGACCAAGGTGAATCGATCGGCACTCGTCAGTGCGCCGATCAGGACAAGGCACGGGTTGAAACAACGGCGCAACGTCTTGAACAGGCGCCCGGTCCAATGGGACACAAGAAAGCCGCGTCTCCGTTATTGCTTGTGAAGCAGTATGGGATCGCATTCGGCAGTATCGTCACCGCCATCCTCCTCCGCTTTATCGCGGAACCCTATATCGGCGATTCGCTGCCGTTTGTGACGTTTCTCCTTGCTGTTGTCGTCACGACATGGTGGGGAGGAGTAGGCCCGTCTCTCATGGCGCTGATTTTAGGCGGACTGCTGTGGAATTGGTTTTTTGTCAATCCACGTTACGCCTTCGGCATGGGCAACCATGTGGATCAAGCGGGAATGGCAATCTATCTGACTACAGGGGCGGCAGTAATTTGGTATGTTCAAATATGGCGATGGGCATGGAAGCAAAGCGAAGGAACGGGGAAAAGTTATATCGTGAAAGCGCATGGGGACGTTCCTCAAGCCCTTCAGTTCAGGCATAGATATCCTAATGGACAAATTGGTGTTGATGGCATGAATGAATCCGCGACAACAACGTCGTATCCACTCCTACCCCACACGAGTAAACTCCCGAGATGA
- the arfB gene encoding alternative ribosome rescue aminoacyl-tRNA hydrolase ArfB, with product MLHISSTLAISDHEIEIHAVRSQGAGGQNVNKVSTAIHLRFDIRSSSLPPFYKEALLNLHDHRISADGVLTIKAQQYRTQEQNRADALTRLRTLIQQVAIPRKKRKPTRPTKGSRNRRIESKKRQGRLKALRRVLD from the coding sequence ATGCTGCATATTTCCTCGACTCTGGCGATTTCTGATCACGAGATCGAAATCCATGCCGTGCGATCGCAAGGCGCGGGAGGACAGAACGTTAATAAGGTGTCCACCGCCATCCATCTTCGGTTTGATATTCGCAGCTCATCGTTACCGCCGTTCTATAAAGAGGCTCTGTTGAACCTTCACGATCACCGGATCTCAGCCGATGGCGTACTCACTATTAAGGCCCAGCAATATAGGACACAGGAGCAGAATCGCGCGGATGCTCTCACCCGTTTGAGAACACTCATTCAACAGGTCGCTATTCCACGCAAGAAGCGTAAACCGACCAGACCGACCAAAGGATCTCGAAATAGGCGCATTGAGTCAAAGAAACGGCAAGGACGGCTTAAGGCTTTGAGGAGAGTATTAGACTGA
- a CDS encoding carbonic anhydrase family protein — protein MKTYSIKVIALSILSIVLSSPAHASNWDHSTLTQEGGQGYDGTFWATVEGLSSSNSAAFKFPYAECAIGSHQSPIAINLTSNPIPLSLNPITKNSDNNPAAEPEHRADSLAVRYTQSVSTSEGAAIGKDQGNAYVFRNTGHAVQVSFSAGYPGKLLIGKDVYPLVQFHFHTPSEHRVIKGQYPAGHQYSGELHFVHQREDGKLAVLGIFLDGSHGSVAENPILMNIIENTPQEHDTYNTGGSGLPLDPAKLIPTENESVFTYAGSLTTPPCSEGVSWYVMSEPLKVAPSQIQQLQKFFALNNNRITQNTNFRTVEIHKKLHVD, from the coding sequence ATGAAGACATATTCGATAAAAGTTATCGCGCTCAGCATCCTGTCGATCGTATTGTCGAGCCCAGCCCATGCAAGTAATTGGGACCACTCCACGCTGACTCAGGAAGGTGGTCAGGGGTATGATGGAACGTTCTGGGCCACCGTTGAGGGACTCTCGAGCTCAAATTCAGCCGCATTTAAGTTTCCCTATGCCGAGTGCGCGATTGGGTCTCATCAATCACCGATCGCCATCAACTTGACCTCCAATCCGATTCCACTCAGCCTTAACCCCATCACGAAGAATTCCGACAACAACCCAGCCGCTGAACCCGAGCACCGTGCCGATTCTCTAGCGGTGCGGTATACTCAGTCCGTCAGTACCTCGGAAGGGGCGGCGATCGGGAAGGACCAAGGCAACGCCTATGTTTTCAGGAACACAGGCCATGCAGTACAAGTCTCTTTCTCAGCCGGCTACCCCGGTAAACTGCTCATCGGAAAGGATGTGTATCCGCTCGTTCAGTTCCACTTTCACACGCCCAGTGAACACCGTGTCATAAAAGGCCAGTATCCCGCCGGACACCAGTACAGTGGGGAGCTGCATTTCGTCCATCAACGTGAGGACGGCAAACTTGCCGTGCTGGGAATCTTCCTAGACGGATCACATGGCTCCGTTGCGGAGAACCCCATTTTGATGAACATCATCGAGAATACTCCACAAGAGCACGACACCTATAATACAGGTGGTTCCGGACTCCCGTTAGATCCGGCAAAGTTGATTCCGACAGAAAACGAGTCTGTCTTTACCTATGCAGGATCCTTGACGACGCCGCCATGCAGTGAAGGAGTGAGCTGGTATGTGATGTCCGAGCCACTGAAGGTAGCGCCGAGCCAGATTCAACAACTCCAGAAGTTTTTTGCATTGAACAATAACCGTATCACCCAAAACACCAATTTCCGCACCGTGGAAATTCACAAGAAGCTACACGTCGACTAA
- a CDS encoding DUF2490 domain-containing protein, which translates to MQSDTQNHRMSWWGWLLAISVLAWNLIGNGITPVQAYEQLGPNTKSDFRLWAPVYLTVNLPNRFLAYMEVNTRIGDDVTNIDQLLLRPAIGYKLTDNLSIWQGYAWVGNFNQPHTPPQPSFIGENRIFQQALYKRTFSNVKFLSRTRLEERWIDHAAGTAVRFRELLRADIPIPQAEDWAFVVFDEIFINLNAVGTFDEFRQGQTKGPGAGIDQNRFFLGINKTFNEHLNVDLGYQNQFLNQRQLPGNVNLINHVFLIQFWITL; encoded by the coding sequence ATGCAGAGTGACACGCAAAATCATCGAATGTCTTGGTGGGGATGGCTGTTGGCAATAAGCGTGCTGGCCTGGAACCTGATCGGGAACGGCATAACGCCAGTGCAGGCATATGAACAATTGGGACCCAATACAAAGTCGGACTTCCGGCTTTGGGCACCCGTTTATCTAACCGTCAATCTTCCCAACCGGTTTCTTGCCTATATGGAGGTCAATACTCGCATTGGGGATGACGTCACTAATATTGATCAGCTGCTCCTTCGTCCAGCTATTGGCTATAAGCTGACAGACAACTTGTCCATCTGGCAGGGCTATGCCTGGGTTGGAAACTTTAATCAGCCGCACACTCCACCGCAGCCGTCCTTCATCGGGGAAAACCGCATCTTTCAGCAGGCGCTTTACAAACGGACTTTCTCAAACGTGAAGTTCTTAAGCCGCACCCGATTGGAAGAACGATGGATCGATCACGCTGCAGGCACTGCTGTGCGGTTCCGGGAACTACTCCGCGCGGATATTCCCATTCCGCAAGCTGAGGATTGGGCGTTCGTCGTCTTCGACGAAATTTTCATCAACCTCAATGCGGTCGGCACATTTGACGAGTTTCGACAAGGCCAAACCAAAGGGCCCGGTGCAGGAATCGACCAAAATCGATTCTTTCTTGGTATCAACAAGACTTTCAACGAGCACCTGAATGTCGATCTTGGCTATCAAAACCAGTTTCTCAATCAACGGCAGCTTCCTGGCAATGTTAACCTCATCAACCATGTATTTCTCATCCAATTTTGGATCACGCTGTAA
- a CDS encoding SulP family inorganic anion transporter, with protein MDGTISSLPAGQGSTYQESLPGVSLTESAAFQVEYAGRDIAAGLITGVMAIPLSVGIAMMSDYPIKVGLATVAFACLIGWVNAWIRPGNYIGCPGIAAGLAPVLAMGVTSFGMENMAFVIFLTAVMQAVIWKFNWQRYILRAVPAYLVEGLLAGIGLKIALKFFDFTYELPAELVTVDTFFNGARIQMMLISLAGLAGFVYLFTKFRYIQPAVPYFVIITAGVMLAQFIHVPMLHVEDVPLSLALPIPHFDSALTWVYAVGFAAMLAIIDVIEQVMSNAAIQKIDPLRRACNSNNSLLAIWIANIGSSVFGGMTNLDGLAKSTTNRLAGAYTKFSVLIVGFVVTFFVINPEYLELLPKFAVAIVMMFTGWKMIAGLMHVTHHGPYAMVLAILTGALVYKVGIFEGLLIAMAVHGAVHYLVYTQINKQPAKEVISNYFIGLKNIETQF; from the coding sequence ATGGACGGCACTATAAGTTCTCTTCCTGCAGGTCAAGGTTCCACCTATCAAGAGTCACTACCCGGGGTATCTCTAACTGAGTCAGCTGCGTTCCAGGTTGAGTATGCGGGTCGAGATATTGCGGCAGGATTGATCACTGGCGTCATGGCCATTCCCCTCTCTGTTGGGATCGCCATGATGTCCGATTATCCCATCAAAGTCGGCCTTGCCACCGTAGCCTTTGCTTGCCTGATTGGGTGGGTGAACGCCTGGATCCGCCCGGGCAACTATATCGGGTGTCCTGGTATTGCCGCGGGATTGGCGCCGGTATTGGCGATGGGAGTGACGAGTTTTGGAATGGAAAACATGGCCTTTGTAATCTTCCTGACGGCCGTCATGCAGGCGGTCATCTGGAAATTCAACTGGCAGCGATACATCCTGCGGGCCGTACCAGCCTACCTTGTGGAAGGACTCCTTGCGGGTATCGGCTTAAAGATTGCGCTGAAATTCTTTGACTTTACCTACGAGCTTCCCGCTGAATTAGTCACTGTGGATACGTTCTTTAATGGGGCACGCATTCAGATGATGCTCATTTCCTTGGCTGGACTTGCGGGATTTGTCTATCTGTTCACCAAGTTTCGATACATTCAACCGGCGGTTCCGTATTTCGTCATTATTACAGCAGGTGTGATGCTTGCTCAATTCATTCACGTACCTATGTTGCACGTGGAAGATGTCCCCTTATCCTTGGCGCTTCCTATCCCCCACTTCGACAGTGCACTGACCTGGGTTTATGCAGTTGGTTTTGCAGCGATGTTGGCGATCATCGACGTGATTGAGCAAGTCATGAGCAATGCCGCTATTCAGAAGATCGATCCGCTTAGGCGAGCGTGCAATAGTAATAACAGCTTGTTAGCCATTTGGATCGCCAATATTGGATCAAGCGTCTTCGGGGGCATGACGAACTTAGACGGGTTGGCCAAGAGCACCACCAATCGATTGGCCGGTGCTTACACAAAGTTTTCCGTTCTGATTGTCGGCTTCGTGGTGACCTTCTTCGTGATCAATCCTGAATATCTGGAGTTACTACCGAAGTTTGCGGTAGCCATCGTTATGATGTTTACCGGATGGAAAATGATCGCAGGCCTCATGCATGTGACTCACCATGGCCCATATGCCATGGTGTTAGCCATTCTGACGGGCGCCCTAGTGTACAAAGTAGGAATATTTGAAGGTCTCCTGATTGCGATGGCCGTGCATGGGGCCGTGCATTACCTGGTCTATACCCAGATCAATAAACAGCCTGCCAAAGAAGTGATCAGCAACTACTTTATAGGTCTGAAGAATATTGAGACACAGTTCTGA
- a CDS encoding carbonic anhydrase, which translates to MESFALWNPAVPVPLSLNKSVTRTVIRGLTITLVLSLPSLLHAGESGHGTWGYDGDHGPLHWGKLGPDSSLCEKGMNQSPIDLLRTRKTTLDDVQFSYRDAPFHVVNNGHTLQEVEPLSETVQSRYPKHGQTPLQFDKDSTIVFDDDLYLLEQFHFHTPSEHTIDHRHYPMELHLVHHNERHETAVVAVFMEEGKHNPFFEAFLEHAPAKAGEINDDRNHAVNPINLLPERKSYYLYSGSFTTPPCSEGVAWIVMQDSIEVSAEQIKKFRTLVGHDNVRPIQPLHKRFVLESNFQGTNTANATKK; encoded by the coding sequence ATGGAGTCATTCGCATTGTGGAACCCAGCAGTCCCAGTTCCCCTATCGCTCAACAAGTCTGTGACGAGAACCGTGATTCGTGGCTTAACGATAACCCTTGTCTTGTCGCTTCCGTCTCTTCTGCATGCAGGAGAATCCGGGCATGGCACATGGGGCTATGACGGAGATCATGGACCGCTTCATTGGGGAAAGCTTGGGCCGGATTCTTCCCTCTGTGAGAAGGGCATGAACCAATCACCGATTGATCTGTTACGCACCCGAAAGACGACGCTCGACGACGTCCAATTTTCTTATCGAGACGCTCCGTTCCATGTAGTCAACAACGGACATACGTTGCAAGAAGTTGAACCGCTTTCGGAAACGGTCCAGTCGCGGTACCCTAAGCATGGGCAGACGCCACTCCAGTTTGATAAGGACAGCACTATCGTGTTCGATGATGACCTCTACCTGCTTGAACAGTTTCATTTCCATACTCCGAGCGAACACACCATTGATCATCGGCACTACCCGATGGAGCTGCATCTGGTGCATCACAACGAGCGGCATGAGACCGCGGTGGTCGCCGTTTTCATGGAGGAGGGGAAGCACAATCCATTTTTCGAGGCCTTTCTGGAACATGCCCCTGCCAAGGCCGGCGAAATAAACGATGATCGTAATCATGCCGTGAATCCGATCAACCTCCTTCCTGAACGAAAGTCTTACTACCTCTATTCCGGATCCTTTACCACCCCACCCTGCTCTGAAGGCGTTGCCTGGATAGTTATGCAGGACTCCATCGAAGTCTCCGCCGAACAGATTAAGAAGTTCCGCACCCTCGTGGGACACGATAATGTGCGACCGATCCAACCGTTGCATAAACGCTTCGTGCTGGAGTCGAATTTCCAAGGTACAAATACAGCGAACGCGACGAAGAAGTGA
- a CDS encoding prohibitin family protein, whose product MKAMLLVAVLLVLQACGTTVHQGQRGVRSNLLTGGQTNETLKSGFYWRAPWNQIDVYNVKWRSYVETAEALSSDGLPVIIKTIILIRPTPDELPILAKNIGPDFYPRVAKPELLAAVRSAVSKYPMVTVLEHSSEIANMVEAVMVNKLKARHLQVASVAMLADIELVKVGPVAVEYRQAKEQEREPKEFELITAEAENARRRAIGENHSLRIRSDEWSRKTGHLLNR is encoded by the coding sequence ATGAAAGCAATGCTTCTTGTCGCAGTATTGCTCGTCCTCCAGGCCTGTGGGACCACGGTCCACCAAGGTCAACGCGGTGTACGCTCCAATTTACTAACCGGTGGACAAACTAACGAAACACTCAAGAGCGGATTCTATTGGCGTGCGCCATGGAACCAAATCGATGTCTACAACGTGAAATGGCGCAGTTATGTCGAGACTGCTGAGGCCCTAAGCTCAGACGGACTGCCGGTCATCATCAAGACCATCATACTTATAAGACCGACTCCCGACGAATTGCCTATCCTGGCCAAGAACATCGGACCTGATTTTTATCCTCGTGTTGCCAAACCAGAGCTGCTGGCCGCTGTCCGGAGTGCTGTTTCCAAGTATCCCATGGTTACTGTCCTGGAGCACAGTTCTGAAATCGCAAACATGGTCGAGGCGGTCATGGTGAACAAACTGAAAGCTCGTCATCTCCAGGTAGCAAGCGTTGCCATGCTGGCGGATATCGAACTGGTCAAAGTCGGGCCGGTCGCCGTCGAGTACAGGCAAGCTAAGGAGCAGGAGAGGGAACCAAAAGAGTTTGAGCTCATCACCGCTGAGGCGGAGAATGCTCGTCGTCGTGCTATAGGTGAGAACCATTCTCTTCGCATTCGGTCCGACGAGTGGAGCCGAAAGACTGGTCATTTGCTCAACCGGTAA